The following are from one region of the Halorussus rarus genome:
- the dph2 gene encoding diphthamide biosynthesis enzyme Dph2, with product MSQDTEYSEGDLRNTGMALKHDREWDYELDRIVEAVEERDATKVGLQFPEGLKRRGPKVADDIRELVPDDVTVMLSGQPCYGACDLDTFLMKRTDVFVHFGHSPMKNTDKVIYVPLFSNVDVFPIMEESLAELDDPAENPDVGLVTTAQHMNRFEEMKAWLGERGYEVHTRRGDDRLTHEGQVLGCNYASADIDADQVLYVGGGKFHPLGLAMEHPDKNVVIADPVNNVVTVADTEKFLKQRYASVHKAMDAEKWGVIFCTKIGQGRWEQAQDILDDNDDAYLITMDEVTPDRLRNFDMDAFVNTGCPRITTDDGPQFHKPMLTPGEYEIAVGNKPLDELSFDTFHGTW from the coding sequence ATGAGCCAGGACACCGAGTACAGCGAGGGAGACCTCCGAAACACCGGGATGGCGCTGAAGCACGACCGGGAGTGGGACTACGAGCTCGACCGCATCGTCGAGGCGGTCGAGGAGCGCGACGCCACCAAGGTCGGGCTCCAGTTCCCCGAGGGGCTGAAGCGCCGCGGGCCGAAGGTCGCCGACGACATCCGGGAACTGGTCCCCGACGACGTGACCGTGATGCTGTCGGGCCAGCCCTGCTACGGCGCCTGCGACCTCGACACCTTCCTGATGAAGCGCACCGACGTGTTCGTCCACTTCGGCCACTCGCCGATGAAGAACACGGATAAGGTCATCTACGTCCCCCTCTTCTCGAACGTCGACGTCTTTCCCATCATGGAGGAGTCCCTGGCGGAGCTCGACGACCCCGCCGAGAACCCCGACGTCGGCCTCGTCACGACCGCCCAGCACATGAACCGCTTCGAGGAGATGAAGGCGTGGCTCGGCGAGCGCGGCTACGAGGTCCACACCCGCCGGGGCGACGACCGACTCACCCACGAGGGCCAGGTGCTCGGCTGCAACTACGCCAGCGCCGACATCGACGCCGACCAGGTGCTGTACGTCGGCGGCGGGAAGTTCCACCCGCTCGGGTTGGCGATGGAGCACCCCGACAAGAACGTCGTCATCGCCGACCCCGTCAACAACGTCGTCACCGTCGCCGACACCGAGAAGTTCCTCAAGCAGCGCTACGCCTCGGTCCACAAGGCGATGGACGCCGAGAAGTGGGGCGTCATCTTCTGCACGAAGATCGGTCAGGGCCGCTGGGAGCAGGCCCAGGACATCCTCGACGACAACGACGACGCCTACCTCATCACGATGGACGAGGTGACCCCCGACCGCCTCCGGAACTTCGACATGGACGCGTTCGTCAACACCGGCTGCCCGCGCATCACGACCGACGACGGGCCGCAGTTCCACAAGCCGATGCTCACGCCCGGCGAGTACGAGATCGCCGTGGGCAACAAGCCGCTGGACGAGCTCTCGTTCGACACCTTCCACGGGACCTGGTAG
- a CDS encoding YlbF family regulator: MSVETDVDGEATELSHVEELAGELGEAIAETPEYRRFEETKAAVEQDDEAQEKVKEFEQLRQEFMLARQTGEATQEDVQKVRQAQQELHSMPVMEEYLQAQEALETKMETINKAISDPLAVDFGDQASGCCED; this comes from the coding sequence ATGAGCGTCGAAACCGACGTCGACGGCGAGGCGACCGAACTCTCCCACGTCGAAGAGCTCGCGGGCGAACTCGGCGAGGCCATCGCCGAGACGCCGGAGTACCGGCGGTTCGAGGAGACCAAGGCGGCCGTCGAGCAGGACGACGAGGCCCAGGAGAAGGTCAAGGAGTTCGAGCAGCTCCGCCAGGAGTTCATGCTCGCGCGACAGACCGGCGAGGCCACCCAGGAGGACGTCCAGAAGGTCCGGCAGGCCCAGCAGGAGCTCCACTCGATGCCGGTCATGGAGGAGTACCTCCAGGCCCAGGAGGCCCTCGAGACCAAGATGGAGACCATCAACAAGGCCATCTCCGACCCGCTGGCCGTCGACTTCGGCGACCAGGCGAGTGGCTGCTGCGAGGACTGA
- a CDS encoding MBL fold metallo-hydrolase translates to MSVHSDWGDWLPRAVADADPDGIAVWYLGCNGFVLKAEETTVLIDPYLGTGDPPRTVRMIPVPFDPADVEAADAVLATHEHVDHVHGPSQAPILANTGATFHAPDASLSVAREANWTDEWDVDDDQFAEVGEGDSFEVGAFTIHVEPAHDPDADHPVSYVVEYGDRTFFHGGDTKPSEEFERVGAEYDIDLGVLAFGAVGNIRDKVTGVPEPTRWYSDENQIVEAARNLRLDRLLPSHWDMWKGMTVDPTVLHDHARSYDYPERLDVVEIGDRVDV, encoded by the coding sequence ATGTCCGTCCACAGCGACTGGGGAGACTGGCTGCCGCGCGCGGTCGCGGACGCCGACCCCGACGGCATCGCGGTCTGGTACCTCGGCTGCAACGGCTTCGTCCTGAAGGCCGAGGAGACGACGGTCCTCATCGACCCGTACCTCGGGACCGGCGACCCGCCCCGCACGGTCCGGATGATACCCGTCCCCTTCGACCCGGCGGACGTGGAGGCCGCCGACGCGGTCCTGGCGACCCACGAGCACGTCGACCACGTCCACGGCCCGAGCCAGGCTCCCATCCTGGCGAACACCGGCGCGACCTTCCACGCGCCGGACGCCAGCCTCTCGGTCGCCCGCGAGGCGAACTGGACCGACGAGTGGGACGTCGACGACGACCAGTTCGCCGAAGTCGGCGAGGGCGACTCGTTCGAGGTCGGCGCGTTCACGATCCACGTCGAACCCGCCCACGACCCCGACGCGGACCATCCGGTCAGCTACGTCGTCGAGTACGGCGACCGGACCTTCTTCCACGGGGGCGACACCAAGCCGAGCGAGGAGTTCGAGCGCGTCGGCGCGGAGTACGACATCGACCTCGGCGTGCTGGCGTTCGGCGCGGTCGGCAACATCCGCGACAAGGTAACCGGCGTCCCCGAGCCCACGCGGTGGTACAGCGACGAGAACCAGATCGTCGAGGCGGCCCGCAATCTCCGGCTCGACCGCCTGCTGCCGAGCCACTGGGACATGTGGAAGGGAATGACCGTCGACCCGACGGTGCTCCACGACCACGCCCGGAGCTACGACTACCCCGAGCGACTCGACGTCGTCGAGATCGGCGACCGCGTGGACGTCTGA
- a CDS encoding WD40/YVTN/BNR-like repeat-containing protein, producing the protein MLLAGTYDGVYRAEGSEFDSAERVLDAGRVMRVRRFDGWEGAFATTKTGLYRSTDGGSSWTDLGVPREEVYSVLGGPEGERLYAGTHPAHLYVSEDEGESWQELTGLQDLPSRDQWHTPRHRDEAHVRSLGAHPDAPERVVAGIEVGGVHVSDDRGETWIERRDGVRASEESAGSSRAVRSDGVHDDVHHVLVRGPDHYVASCGGGLYRTDDAGESWTRLDEDVDHTYFREAFAHEGTLYAAAARSSPGTWRGERGADAALFESTDDGETLEAATYPGEPEEVVLAWTADADGRVVAGTNDGGVVLRTADGWVEGGRMPEGVAALCWV; encoded by the coding sequence ATGCTGCTCGCAGGAACGTACGACGGCGTGTACCGCGCCGAGGGGTCGGAGTTCGACTCGGCTGAGCGGGTGCTCGACGCCGGTCGCGTGATGCGCGTGCGCCGGTTCGACGGCTGGGAGGGCGCGTTCGCCACGACGAAGACGGGTCTCTACCGCTCGACCGACGGCGGCAGCTCCTGGACGGACCTGGGCGTCCCGCGCGAGGAGGTTTACTCGGTCCTCGGCGGTCCCGAAGGTGAACGCCTCTACGCCGGCACGCACCCGGCGCACCTGTACGTCTCCGAGGACGAGGGAGAGAGCTGGCAGGAGCTGACCGGCCTCCAGGACCTCCCGTCGCGCGACCAGTGGCACACGCCGCGCCACCGCGACGAGGCCCACGTCCGGAGCCTCGGCGCCCATCCCGACGCGCCCGAGCGCGTGGTAGCTGGCATCGAGGTCGGGGGCGTCCACGTCAGCGACGACCGCGGCGAGACGTGGATTGAGCGCCGAGACGGCGTCCGCGCGAGCGAAGAGAGTGCGGGCTCGTCACGAGCGGTGCGAAGTGACGGCGTCCACGACGACGTCCACCACGTCCTCGTGCGCGGCCCCGACCATTACGTCGCCTCCTGCGGCGGCGGGCTCTACCGAACCGACGACGCGGGCGAGTCGTGGACCCGCCTCGACGAGGACGTCGACCACACGTACTTCCGCGAGGCCTTCGCGCACGAGGGCACCCTCTACGCCGCGGCGGCCCGGTCGTCACCCGGGACGTGGCGGGGCGAGCGCGGCGCGGACGCGGCGCTGTTCGAGTCGACGGACGACGGGGAGACCCTCGAAGCGGCCACCTATCCGGGCGAGCCCGAGGAGGTCGTGCTGGCGTGGACCGCCGACGCCGACGGCCGGGTGGTCGCGGGCACGAACGACGGCGGCGTGGTCCTCCGAACCGCTGACGGATGGGTCGAGGGCGGCCGGATGCCCGAGGGCGTGGCCGCGCTCTGCTGGGTGTAG
- a CDS encoding AAA family ATPase, whose protein sequence is MSDSMTEVVTTTDSGVVVEKSFEGEEFAVPAIKFVIRCEREERATLRLADEIPEEFPMDNVGFHPDYENDNWTAYKDHRVEFERDLDPDEELVTVYGVRLGEDDDPSSFLGTPTIEEVAPVTVDSGTTDAGDDSDAAAGSGGTDGQVAGPDGNTITDIVSEEDSQLVRDVVAGEEGLGLGEEDADTLAADDVDEPLAGGDDDEVDPLAVDADAEDPLAGGDEDGDPLTEGDDLLGGADDSAGETEDEPLADDDSFLEPGEESLDEAEVDDSADGAEVTDEPDEETLETDAADRSDDDDVAVDEVAETDDPAESADEDGEAPDATPPSEAAEETTTAEPEASPPRPGSVAAALADEIRAGEVDDDDMRAIQRELDVEMPESTNVRIRHLQSRVEDLSAYTEALEEFIDENGVAEDVFGEFEDDISAVRADIEAFEDEVQALRTETGATDERVDDLEADLADIEADVAEFDDLRGELREVESNLRDDVREFKTDFREDLGDIEAELEDLDSLRDEVEEVDALRDEVDKIEALREDVEELESLREDVDALAAVRDDVEALESELDEIDDFGEDVEALETQLNELEDLVGANTSDVTEVRSDVETVGDDVEAVREELEAVRDELGDVEDVTEAIEGVSEDVEALATDLDALEENLTARVESVESDVAEIHDELEGIQEWRERINDVFAN, encoded by the coding sequence ATGAGTGATAGCATGACCGAGGTGGTGACGACGACCGACAGCGGCGTCGTCGTGGAGAAATCGTTCGAGGGCGAGGAGTTCGCGGTCCCCGCCATCAAGTTCGTGATCCGGTGCGAGCGGGAGGAGCGCGCGACCCTCCGACTCGCCGACGAGATCCCGGAGGAGTTCCCGATGGACAACGTCGGCTTCCACCCCGACTACGAGAACGACAACTGGACGGCATACAAGGACCACCGCGTGGAGTTCGAGCGCGACCTCGACCCCGACGAGGAGCTCGTCACCGTCTACGGCGTGCGACTCGGCGAGGACGACGACCCGTCGTCGTTCCTCGGGACGCCCACCATCGAGGAGGTAGCGCCCGTCACCGTCGACTCCGGTACGACCGACGCCGGGGACGACTCGGATGCCGCCGCGGGAAGCGGTGGCACGGACGGCCAGGTCGCGGGCCCCGACGGCAACACCATCACCGACATCGTCTCCGAGGAGGACAGCCAGCTCGTCCGGGACGTGGTGGCGGGCGAGGAGGGCCTCGGACTGGGCGAGGAGGACGCCGACACGCTTGCGGCGGACGACGTGGACGAGCCGCTCGCGGGCGGGGACGACGACGAAGTCGATCCCCTGGCGGTCGACGCCGACGCCGAGGACCCACTGGCCGGCGGCGACGAGGACGGCGACCCGCTCACGGAGGGCGACGACCTGCTCGGCGGCGCGGACGACTCGGCCGGCGAGACCGAGGACGAGCCGCTGGCCGACGACGACAGCTTCCTCGAACCCGGGGAGGAGTCCCTCGACGAGGCCGAAGTGGACGACTCGGCCGACGGCGCCGAGGTGACCGACGAGCCGGACGAGGAGACGTTGGAAACCGACGCGGCGGACAGGTCCGACGATGACGACGTCGCGGTCGACGAGGTCGCCGAGACCGACGACCCGGCGGAGTCCGCGGACGAGGACGGCGAGGCTCCCGACGCGACGCCACCATCCGAGGCCGCCGAGGAGACCACCACCGCGGAGCCCGAGGCGTCCCCGCCGCGGCCCGGGAGCGTCGCGGCCGCGCTCGCCGACGAGATCCGGGCCGGCGAGGTCGACGACGACGACATGCGCGCCATCCAGCGCGAACTCGACGTCGAGATGCCCGAGAGCACCAACGTCCGCATCCGCCACCTCCAGTCGCGTGTCGAGGACCTCTCGGCCTACACCGAGGCGTTAGAGGAGTTCATCGACGAGAACGGAGTCGCCGAGGACGTCTTCGGCGAGTTCGAGGACGATATCTCGGCGGTGCGAGCCGACATCGAGGCGTTCGAGGACGAGGTCCAGGCGCTCCGGACCGAGACCGGCGCGACCGACGAGCGCGTCGACGACCTCGAGGCCGACCTCGCGGACATCGAGGCCGACGTCGCCGAGTTCGACGACCTGCGCGGCGAGCTCCGCGAGGTCGAGAGCAACCTCCGCGACGACGTGCGCGAGTTCAAGACCGACTTCCGCGAGGATCTCGGCGACATCGAGGCCGAGCTCGAGGACCTCGACTCCCTCCGGGACGAGGTCGAGGAGGTCGATGCGCTGCGCGACGAGGTCGACAAGATCGAGGCCCTGCGCGAGGACGTCGAGGAACTGGAGTCGCTCCGGGAGGACGTCGACGCGCTGGCGGCCGTCCGCGACGACGTCGAGGCGCTCGAATCCGAGCTCGACGAGATCGACGACTTCGGCGAGGACGTCGAGGCCCTGGAAACGCAGCTCAACGAACTCGAAGACCTCGTCGGCGCGAACACGAGCGACGTGACGGAGGTGCGCTCCGACGTCGAGACGGTCGGCGACGACGTCGAGGCGGTCCGCGAGGAGCTCGAGGCGGTCCGGGACGAACTCGGTGACGTCGAAGACGTGACCGAGGCCATCGAGGGCGTCTCCGAGGACGTCGAGGCGCTGGCGACCGACCTCGACGCGCTCGAGGAGAACCTGACCGCCCGGGTCGAGAGCGTCGAGAGCGACGTGGCCGAGATCCACGACGAGCTCGAGGGCATCCAGGAGTGGCGCGAGCGCATCAACGACGTGTTCGCGAACTAA
- a CDS encoding sensor histidine kinase, whose amino-acid sequence MFSPSDVSVATRRAVPLGRWSVVGLGGGLLAASVSYVAVDGRLTASEVVRFGVPIGLALFVVALGVWLRTAEVPADLVGVVCCWSLAGGAAMGLLAGWTSLLQTVEGRRMLQPASIVLTKVAVGALAGGLLGLYYSRLQQRTDELAEQRNRLDEFASIVSHDLRNPMNVAQGHLELARKSGEERHFQAVEDAHDRMERLVDEVLALSRRGDTVDDPTPVDLGSVAEEAWATVETPAMDLRIETDRSVVSDGRRLRALFENLFRNSVEHGSTDNRPSADDAVEHGSTSPRSQAHEDAVEHGFTGNQSSVDDAVEHGSTSPRSQARQDAAEYGGGTVVVGAFDAGFFVADDGPGIPPEDRERVFEGGYSTRPDGTGFGLPIVRRIAEAHDWEIRVTESAEGGARFEFAGVDGE is encoded by the coding sequence ATGTTTTCGCCGTCGGACGTATCGGTAGCGACCCGTCGCGCGGTCCCGCTCGGACGGTGGTCGGTCGTCGGTCTCGGCGGCGGACTGCTGGCCGCCTCGGTGAGCTACGTCGCCGTCGACGGCCGGCTGACCGCCTCGGAGGTCGTCCGGTTCGGCGTCCCCATCGGGCTCGCGCTGTTCGTCGTCGCCCTCGGCGTCTGGCTCCGGACGGCGGAGGTTCCGGCCGACCTCGTGGGCGTGGTCTGCTGCTGGAGCCTCGCGGGCGGCGCGGCGATGGGCCTGCTCGCGGGGTGGACGTCGCTGCTCCAGACCGTCGAGGGTCGCCGGATGCTCCAGCCCGCGTCCATCGTGCTCACGAAGGTCGCGGTCGGCGCGCTCGCGGGCGGCCTGCTCGGGCTCTACTACAGCCGGCTCCAGCAGCGCACCGACGAGCTCGCCGAGCAGCGCAACAGGCTCGACGAGTTCGCCAGCATCGTCAGCCACGACCTCCGGAACCCGATGAACGTCGCGCAGGGCCACCTCGAACTCGCCCGGAAGTCGGGCGAGGAGCGCCACTTCCAGGCGGTCGAGGACGCCCACGACCGCATGGAGCGGCTCGTCGACGAGGTACTGGCGCTCTCGCGGCGCGGCGACACGGTCGACGACCCGACCCCGGTCGACCTCGGCTCGGTCGCCGAGGAGGCGTGGGCCACCGTCGAGACGCCGGCGATGGACCTGAGAATCGAGACCGACCGCAGCGTCGTCTCGGACGGCCGACGCCTCCGCGCGCTGTTCGAGAACCTGTTCCGCAACTCCGTGGAACACGGTTCCACGGACAATCGGCCGTCGGCCGATGACGCCGTCGAGCACGGCTCGACGAGCCCTCGTTCGCAGGCTCACGAGGACGCGGTGGAGCACGGTTTCACTGGCAATCAGTCGTCGGTCGATGACGCCGTCGAGCACGGCTCGACGAGCCCTCGTTCGCAAGCTCGCCAGGACGCCGCCGAATACGGCGGCGGAACCGTCGTCGTGGGCGCGTTCGACGCCGGCTTCTTCGTCGCAGACGACGGGCCGGGCATCCCGCCGGAGGACCGCGAGCGCGTCTTCGAGGGCGGCTACTCGACCCGACCCGACGGGACCGGGTTCGGCCTCCCCATCGTCCGGCGCATCGCCGAGGCCCACGACTGGGAGATCCGCGTCACGGAAAGCGCCGAGGGCGGCGCTCGCTTCGAGTTCGCCGGCGTCGACGGCGAGTGA
- a CDS encoding VOC family protein yields MTPTLGRMTVLVEDYDEALEYYTDTLGLEAIADRELENGFRALHVGTPGRESVALWLMEADDDRRELVGNQTGGYLSFVFYTDDVRRTYETLRERGVEFTGEPEADESGTHVHFEDLYGNHGVFVELDE; encoded by the coding sequence ATGACCCCGACGCTCGGCCGGATGACCGTGCTCGTAGAGGACTACGACGAGGCGCTCGAGTACTACACCGACACGCTCGGTCTCGAGGCCATCGCCGACAGGGAACTCGAGAACGGGTTCCGCGCCCTCCACGTCGGCACGCCGGGCCGGGAGTCGGTCGCGCTGTGGCTCATGGAAGCCGACGACGACCGGCGCGAGCTCGTCGGGAACCAGACCGGCGGCTACCTGAGCTTCGTGTTCTACACCGACGACGTCCGCCGGACGTACGAGACGCTCCGCGAGCGCGGCGTCGAGTTCACCGGCGAACCGGAGGCCGACGAGTCGGGCACTCACGTCCACTTCGAGGACCTGTACGGGAATCACGGCGTCTTCGTCGAACTCGACGAATAG
- a CDS encoding DUF5805 domain-containing protein has translation MSDDADTDRAVVKTFVPTYQKDEWKRHADELDMSQSEFVRTMVQAGRRGFGLESETVSSENRAEGESEGSSPGGDGLETRLLDLLDSGEYLSWDQLVEELAGDFEDRLEETLQRLQNDNRVQYSGRRGGYTVVGDGE, from the coding sequence ATGAGCGACGACGCCGACACCGACCGGGCGGTCGTGAAGACGTTCGTGCCGACTTATCAAAAAGACGAGTGGAAGCGACACGCTGACGAACTGGACATGAGCCAGAGCGAGTTCGTCAGAACAATGGTACAGGCCGGGAGACGCGGGTTCGGGCTCGAATCGGAAACGGTGTCGTCGGAGAATCGCGCGGAGGGGGAATCTGAGGGGTCCTCCCCTGGGGGTGACGGTCTCGAAACCCGCCTCCTCGACCTTCTGGATTCCGGCGAATATCTGTCGTGGGACCAACTGGTCGAGGAGCTGGCCGGCGACTTCGAGGACCGACTCGAGGAGACCCTCCAGCGGCTCCAGAACGACAACCGGGTCCAGTACAGCGGCCGCCGGGGCGGCTACACGGTGGTGGGCGATGGCGAGTAG
- a CDS encoding tyrosine-type recombinase/integrase, which translates to MASSRTAGDADPDDPVGYFLEDLRFHGKSERTREYYERVLREFESFVGDPDRNPGGASLAVGEATQRECMAWVHSLRGDLAESTVATYASYLHRFYEYMTQVGAFDANPMALVVEEMNETVDKDPTRREISIPQMREFVAGITHPLERAAVVTLLKTGMRVGELCNLDLRDLRLSGDPAEAYRLGTRPQLDGRGDSLFVASDVGRGDSVNGEVRSAANKRKRATVVPVDEELATVLTRWLAVRPDAISDAEPLFVSTSREWGRRLTPQMVRNAVETHAREAGWYRRGGGAEENVTPHYFRHFFTTHLRDRTGDRGIVKYLRGDVAEDIIDTYTHNWGDRVREVYEEHVYSVL; encoded by the coding sequence ATGGCGAGTAGCCGGACCGCGGGCGACGCCGACCCCGACGACCCCGTTGGCTACTTCCTCGAGGATCTCCGGTTCCACGGCAAGAGCGAGCGCACCCGGGAGTACTACGAACGGGTCCTCCGGGAGTTCGAGTCGTTCGTCGGCGACCCCGACCGGAACCCCGGCGGCGCGTCGCTCGCGGTCGGCGAGGCCACCCAGCGCGAGTGCATGGCGTGGGTCCACAGCCTCCGGGGCGACCTCGCCGAGAGCACCGTCGCCACCTACGCCTCCTACCTCCACCGGTTCTACGAGTACATGACCCAGGTCGGCGCGTTCGACGCCAACCCGATGGCGCTGGTCGTCGAGGAGATGAACGAGACCGTCGACAAGGACCCCACCCGCCGGGAGATATCGATCCCGCAGATGCGGGAGTTCGTGGCCGGTATCACTCACCCGCTGGAACGGGCCGCGGTCGTCACCCTGCTCAAGACCGGGATGCGCGTGGGCGAACTCTGCAACCTGGATCTGCGGGACCTCCGGCTCTCGGGCGATCCCGCGGAGGCGTACCGGCTCGGCACGCGACCGCAACTCGACGGTCGCGGCGACTCGCTGTTCGTCGCCAGCGACGTGGGCCGGGGCGACTCGGTCAACGGCGAGGTGCGCTCGGCCGCGAACAAGCGCAAGCGGGCGACCGTCGTCCCGGTCGACGAGGAGCTCGCGACCGTCCTGACCCGGTGGCTCGCGGTCCGGCCCGACGCGATCTCGGACGCAGAGCCGCTGTTCGTCAGCACCAGCCGGGAGTGGGGCCGGCGGCTCACGCCCCAGATGGTCCGCAACGCCGTCGAGACCCACGCCCGAGAAGCAGGCTGGTACCGCCGGGGCGGCGGCGCCGAGGAGAACGTGACACCACACTACTTCCGGCACTTCTTCACCACCCACCTCCGGGACAGGACCGGCGACAGGGGCATCGTGAAGTACCTGCGCGGCGACGTGGCCGAGGACATCATCGACACCTACACCCACAACTGGGGCGACCGGGTCAGGGAGGTCTACGAGGAGCACGTCTACTCGGTGCTGTAG